In Streptomyces sp. NBC_01426, one genomic interval encodes:
- a CDS encoding M14 family metallopeptidase — protein sequence MRLHTRRRAAVTAALLALALGAPAYGLSATASTPPTPSTATQDEAIVQYEIQGPATAVERTALLRTGASIDEVDARSVVVSADPMQAKSLRALGYKLTALPGPPDRSERGVAASPMDFPSADSKYHNYAEANAEIDQRIAQYPGIMSKKVIGKSYQGRDLIAIKISDNVATDEAEPEVLFTHHQHAREHLTVEMALYLLKEFGSKYGTDSRVTNAVNGREIWIIPDLNPDGGEYDIATGSYRSWRKNRQPNSGSSYVGTDLNRNWDYKWGCCGGSSGSKSSETYRGAAASSAPEVKVVSDFVRSRIVGGKQQIKAAIDFHTYSELVLWPFGWTYNDTAPGLSADDLAAYKKIGTSMANSNGYTPEQSSDLYITDGTIDDWLWGNQRIFSYTFEMYPSESGGGGGFYPPDEVIDRETARNKDAVLQLLENADCMYRSIGKEAQYCTQ from the coding sequence ATGCGGCTCCACACCCGCCGGAGGGCCGCCGTCACGGCGGCCCTGCTGGCGCTCGCCCTCGGCGCACCCGCCTACGGCCTGAGCGCGACGGCATCCACCCCACCCACCCCCTCGACCGCCACCCAGGACGAGGCGATCGTCCAGTACGAGATCCAGGGACCGGCCACGGCCGTCGAGCGCACCGCCCTGCTCCGCACGGGCGCCTCCATCGACGAGGTGGACGCCCGCTCGGTGGTCGTCAGCGCCGACCCGATGCAGGCCAAGAGCCTGCGCGCCCTCGGCTACAAGCTCACCGCGCTGCCGGGTCCGCCCGACCGCTCCGAGCGCGGCGTCGCGGCGAGCCCGATGGACTTCCCGTCCGCCGACTCGAAGTACCACAACTACGCCGAGGCGAACGCGGAGATCGACCAGCGCATCGCCCAGTACCCCGGGATCATGAGCAAGAAGGTCATCGGGAAGTCGTACCAGGGCCGGGACCTGATCGCGATCAAGATCAGTGACAACGTCGCGACCGACGAGGCCGAACCCGAGGTGCTCTTCACCCACCACCAGCACGCCCGTGAGCACCTCACGGTCGAGATGGCCCTGTACCTGCTCAAGGAGTTCGGCTCCAAGTACGGCACCGACTCCCGCGTCACCAACGCCGTCAACGGCCGCGAGATCTGGATCATCCCCGACCTCAACCCGGACGGTGGCGAGTACGACATCGCCACCGGTTCCTACCGCTCCTGGCGCAAGAACCGGCAGCCGAACTCCGGCTCCTCGTACGTGGGCACCGACCTGAACCGCAACTGGGACTACAAGTGGGGCTGCTGCGGCGGTTCCAGCGGCAGCAAGAGCTCCGAGACCTACCGGGGGGCCGCCGCGTCCTCCGCGCCCGAGGTCAAGGTGGTGTCCGACTTCGTCCGCAGCCGGATCGTGGGCGGCAAGCAGCAGATCAAGGCCGCCATCGACTTCCACACCTACAGCGAGCTGGTGCTGTGGCCGTTCGGGTGGACGTACAACGACACCGCGCCCGGTCTGAGCGCCGACGACCTGGCGGCGTACAAGAAGATCGGCACCAGCATGGCCAACAGCAACGGCTACACGCCGGAGCAGTCGAGCGACCTGTACATCACCGACGGGACGATCGACGACTGGCTGTGGGGCAACCAGCGCATCTTCTCCTACACCTTCGAGATGTACCCGTCCGAGTCCGGGGGCGGGGGCGGCTTCTACCCGCCCGACGAGGTGATCGACCGGGAGACGGCGCGCAACAAGGACGCCGTGCTCCAACTCCTGGAGAACGCGGACTGCATGTACCGCTCGATCGGCAAGGAAGCGCAGTACTGCACGCAGTGA
- a CDS encoding RidA family protein, with translation MTDKIAITPDTHTTPPARFSHGVRKGNLLQVAGQVGFLPHVEGQPPTPAGPTLRAQTLQTLENVRSVLEAGGASWDDVMMIRVYLTDTDHFGEMNALYNAYFEEQGLKQAPAARTTVYVGLPAGLLIEIDALAVLG, from the coding sequence GTGACCGACAAGATCGCCATCACCCCCGACACCCACACCACGCCGCCCGCGAGGTTCTCGCACGGCGTGCGCAAGGGGAACCTGCTCCAGGTCGCCGGCCAGGTCGGCTTCCTCCCGCACGTCGAGGGGCAGCCGCCGACCCCCGCCGGGCCCACCCTGCGCGCCCAGACCCTCCAGACGCTGGAGAACGTCCGCTCCGTGCTGGAGGCGGGCGGCGCGAGCTGGGACGACGTGATGATGATCCGCGTCTACCTGACCGACACGGACCACTTCGGCGAGATGAACGCGCTCTACAACGCCTACTTCGAGGAGCAGGGCCTGAAGCAGGCCCCGGCCGCCCGCACCACCGTGTACGTGGGGCTGCCCGCCGGGCTGCTGATCGAGATCGACGCGCTGGCCGTCCTCGGCTGA
- a CDS encoding IclR family transcriptional regulator — MSQSVERALRILPVLARGPAGLGEVAEDLGVHKSTALRLLRTLHEQGFVYRQQDGRYRLGARIFALAAEAIENLDIRGIAHPHLVELNRLTGHTVHLALHQDDEVVYVDKVDSRYPVRMYSRIGRPVPLTVAAVAKLLLADLPEAERRALADRIEYPAYTARSTPDAQAFLRELDLVREQGWATDFGGHEESINCVGAPVRGPDGRVVAAMSVSAPTVVVGADALLELLPLVRRSADAISHEYSGSARDPDQDLVQEPAQEDTP; from the coding sequence GTGAGCCAATCGGTGGAGCGGGCCCTGCGGATCCTCCCCGTGCTGGCCCGGGGCCCCGCCGGCCTCGGCGAGGTCGCCGAGGACCTCGGCGTGCACAAGAGCACCGCCCTGCGACTGCTGCGCACCCTGCACGAACAGGGCTTCGTGTACCGGCAGCAGGACGGCCGCTACCGCCTCGGCGCCCGCATCTTCGCGCTCGCCGCCGAGGCCATCGAGAACCTCGACATCCGCGGGATCGCCCACCCGCACCTGGTCGAGCTGAACCGGCTCACCGGCCATACCGTGCACCTCGCCCTCCACCAGGACGACGAGGTCGTGTACGTCGACAAGGTCGACAGCCGCTACCCGGTGCGCATGTACTCCCGCATCGGCAGGCCCGTCCCGCTCACCGTCGCCGCCGTCGCCAAGCTCCTCCTCGCCGACCTGCCCGAGGCCGAACGGCGGGCGCTGGCCGACCGGATCGAGTACCCGGCCTACACCGCCCGGTCCACCCCCGACGCGCAGGCCTTCCTGCGCGAGCTGGACCTCGTGCGGGAACAGGGCTGGGCCACCGACTTCGGCGGTCACGAGGAGTCCATCAACTGCGTCGGCGCGCCCGTGCGCGGGCCGGACGGGCGGGTCGTCGCCGCCATGTCGGTCTCCGCCCCCACCGTGGTGGTCGGCGCCGACGCGCTGCTCGAACTGCTGCCCCTGGTGCGCCGCAGCGCCGACGCGATCAGCCACGAGTACTCGGGCTCCGCCCGGGACCCGGACCAGGACCTCGTACAGGAACCCGCACAGGAGGACACGCCGTGA
- a CDS encoding amino acid deaminase produces MGSEALRRLADEPVDHRFKGLPPDAERASLTVGQLAAERRNLHTGGFTTPVLTLDADALAHNLAALETYAERHHLSFAPHGKTCMAPQLFHRQLEHGAWGITAAVPHQARVYRAFGIGRIFLANELVDPAALAWVADELAADPDFRFVCYVDSVRGVQLMDRALRGRPAVVDVVVELGAGEGARTGARTDEDCHAVADAVAQTDTLRLVGVAGYEAEVPDADPDRVHAYLRRLTDLAVAFDKAGRFAPDVEEIVVSAGGSAWFDAVADVFAAIPELSRPVLKLLRSGAYVSHDHGWYTRLTPFNRVPEEGGLRPAFRLWAQVVSRPSPTQAFVNAGKRDVAYDLGLPEAELVRDALDGTEHPATGVRVVKLSDQHAWLETDSAEDVRVGDWVALGMSHPCTIFEKWPLIPVVEADGTVTDYVRTFF; encoded by the coding sequence ATGGGCAGCGAAGCACTCCGACGTCTGGCCGACGAGCCGGTCGACCACCGGTTCAAGGGTCTCCCCCCGGACGCCGAACGCGCCTCCCTCACCGTCGGGCAGCTCGCGGCCGAACGCCGGAACCTGCACACCGGCGGGTTCACCACCCCCGTCCTCACCCTCGACGCGGACGCCCTCGCCCACAACCTGGCGGCGCTGGAGACCTACGCCGAGCGCCACCACCTGTCCTTCGCCCCGCACGGCAAGACCTGCATGGCCCCCCAGTTGTTCCACCGCCAGTTGGAGCACGGCGCCTGGGGCATCACCGCCGCCGTGCCGCACCAGGCCCGCGTCTACCGCGCCTTCGGCATCGGGCGGATCTTCCTCGCCAACGAACTCGTCGACCCCGCGGCCCTGGCCTGGGTGGCCGACGAACTCGCCGCCGACCCCGACTTCCGGTTCGTCTGCTACGTCGACTCCGTGCGCGGCGTCCAGTTGATGGACCGCGCCCTGCGCGGCCGGCCGGCCGTCGTCGACGTGGTCGTGGAGCTCGGCGCCGGCGAGGGGGCCCGTACCGGCGCCCGCACCGACGAGGACTGCCACGCCGTCGCGGACGCCGTCGCCCAGACCGACACGCTGCGCCTCGTCGGCGTCGCCGGCTACGAGGCGGAGGTCCCCGACGCCGACCCCGACCGCGTCCACGCCTACCTGCGCCGGCTCACCGACCTCGCGGTCGCGTTCGACAAGGCGGGCCGGTTCGCCCCGGACGTGGAGGAGATCGTCGTCAGCGCCGGCGGCTCCGCCTGGTTCGACGCCGTCGCGGACGTCTTCGCCGCGATCCCGGAGCTGTCGCGGCCCGTCCTGAAGCTGCTGCGCTCCGGCGCGTACGTCTCGCACGACCACGGCTGGTACACCCGCCTCACCCCCTTCAACCGGGTCCCGGAGGAGGGCGGGCTGCGTCCCGCGTTCCGCCTGTGGGCCCAGGTGGTCTCCCGGCCCTCCCCCACCCAGGCCTTCGTCAACGCGGGCAAGCGCGACGTCGCCTACGACCTCGGGCTGCCCGAGGCGGAGCTGGTGCGCGACGCCCTCGACGGGACCGAGCACCCGGCCACCGGCGTCCGGGTCGTCAAACTGTCCGACCAGCACGCCTGGTTGGAGACGGACTCCGCCGAGGACGTCCGGGTCGGCGACTGGGTGGCGCTCGGCATGTCGCACCCGTGCACCATCTTCGAGAAGTGGCCGTTGATCCCGGTCGTGGAGGCCGACGGAACGGTCACCGACTACGTGCGCACCTTCTTCTAG
- a CDS encoding N-acyl-D-amino-acid deacylase family protein, producing MDLVIRGARVVDGTGGPSYLADVGVHEGRVAAVGKLGTGRETLDAHGLALAPGFVDMHAHSDLALLRDPDHGAKVAQGVTLEVLGQDGLSYAPVDDRTRGEVRAAIAGWNGPGDDVDFDWRDVGGYLDRLDRGIAVNAAYLVPQGTVRATVLGWDDRPATPAELDRMRGLVAEGLAQGAVGMSSGLTYTPGMYASGAELAELCAVVASYGGYYCPHHRSYGHGALAAYAEMVELARGAGCALHLAHATMNFDENEGRAGELLDLLDAALADGCDITLDTYPYTAGCTTLVALLPSWANAGGPEAVLARLADDAEAERIRYALEVEGADGCHGVPVDWSTIEISGVGDPAFDAYVGTRVTGWDAARRLLRGDRLRPTILQHVGHEENVRAIMRHPAHTGGSDGILRGAKPHPRAYGTFPHYLGRYVRELGVLTLEECVAHLAGRPAARLRLPDRGLVRVGYRADLVLFDPDTVAAGSTYARPRVLPTGIPHVLIDGRFVMRDGRRTDVLAGRSVRRTPHSGR from the coding sequence GTGGACCTCGTCATCCGGGGGGCCCGCGTCGTCGACGGCACGGGCGGGCCCTCGTACCTCGCGGACGTGGGCGTGCACGAGGGCCGCGTCGCCGCGGTCGGGAAGCTCGGCACCGGCCGCGAGACCCTCGACGCGCACGGCCTGGCCCTCGCCCCCGGGTTCGTCGACATGCACGCCCACAGCGACCTCGCGCTGCTCCGCGACCCGGACCACGGCGCGAAGGTCGCCCAGGGCGTGACCCTGGAGGTGCTCGGCCAGGACGGCCTGTCCTACGCACCCGTCGACGACCGCACCCGCGGCGAGGTGCGGGCCGCGATCGCCGGGTGGAACGGCCCGGGCGACGACGTCGACTTCGACTGGCGCGACGTCGGCGGCTACCTCGACCGCCTCGACCGGGGCATCGCGGTCAACGCCGCCTACCTCGTGCCCCAGGGCACCGTGCGCGCGACGGTGCTCGGCTGGGACGACCGTCCCGCGACCCCGGCCGAGCTGGACCGGATGCGCGGGCTCGTCGCCGAGGGCCTCGCGCAGGGCGCCGTGGGGATGTCCTCCGGGCTGACCTACACCCCCGGCATGTACGCGTCCGGCGCCGAACTGGCCGAGCTGTGCGCGGTGGTGGCCTCGTACGGCGGCTACTACTGCCCGCACCACCGCTCGTACGGGCACGGGGCGCTCGCCGCCTACGCCGAGATGGTCGAGCTGGCCCGCGGGGCCGGCTGCGCCCTGCACCTCGCGCACGCCACCATGAACTTCGACGAGAACGAGGGCCGGGCCGGGGAACTGCTGGACCTCCTCGACGCGGCGCTGGCCGACGGCTGCGACATCACCCTCGACACTTATCCGTACACCGCCGGCTGTACGACCCTCGTCGCCCTGCTCCCGAGTTGGGCGAACGCGGGCGGCCCCGAGGCGGTCCTCGCCCGGCTCGCGGACGACGCCGAGGCCGAGCGGATCCGGTACGCGCTGGAGGTGGAGGGCGCGGACGGCTGCCACGGGGTCCCCGTGGACTGGTCGACGATCGAGATCTCGGGTGTCGGCGATCCCGCCTTCGACGCGTACGTCGGCACGCGCGTCACCGGTTGGGACGCCGCCCGGCGGCTGTTGCGGGGAGACCGGCTGCGGCCGACGATCCTCCAGCACGTGGGGCACGAGGAGAACGTCCGCGCGATCATGCGGCACCCCGCCCACACCGGCGGCTCGGACGGCATCCTGCGCGGCGCGAAGCCGCACCCCCGGGCGTACGGCACCTTCCCCCACTACCTGGGGCGCTACGTGCGCGAGCTGGGGGTGCTCACCCTGGAGGAGTGCGTGGCGCACCTCGCGGGCCGGCCGGCGGCCCGGCTGCGCCTGCCCGACCGGGGGCTGGTGCGGGTCGGGTACCGGGCGGACCTGGTCCTCTTCGATCCGGACACGGTCGCGGCCGGGTCCACGTACGCACGTCCGCGGGTGCTGCCGACCGGGATCCCGCACGTCCTGATCGACGGGCGTTTCGTGATGCGGGACGGTCGCAGGACCGACGTCCTGGCCGGGCGTTCGGTACGACGGACGCCGCATTCCGGCCGCTGA
- a CDS encoding YdcF family protein, producing the protein MLAFAPAALLFVFFCASVREDRRRFRNAVLLGLTFISLAMALLFQLTHLPDTLAKIVAVAVFLVPAVGVVALACFLVANGVTMVRKEGRSPGNLLSLLAGLAIFAVLALAAVAMASGSTRVAGMTAMVIMIAVYVSFLFVCFLAYAYLYGRIRVRGDVDYVVMLGSGLVCGDRVPPLLASRLRKGLRIYVAQCARGGTAPLLLPSGGKGSNEKVAEARAMADWLIAEGVPADHVVLEDRSRTTEENLTFSRTIMEEGKADYRCVVVTNNFHAFRAAMMARKVGVNGQVLGSPTAAYFWPSATIREFVAVFVEHKGVNLTVCGTLFAFGALLTLLAG; encoded by the coding sequence ATGCTCGCCTTCGCCCCCGCAGCCCTCCTGTTTGTCTTCTTCTGTGCGAGTGTGCGGGAGGACCGGCGGCGATTTCGCAACGCGGTCCTCCTCGGGCTCACCTTCATCAGCCTGGCGATGGCCCTGCTGTTCCAACTCACGCACCTCCCCGACACGCTCGCCAAGATCGTCGCGGTCGCGGTGTTCCTGGTGCCGGCCGTCGGGGTCGTCGCCCTCGCCTGTTTCCTCGTCGCCAACGGGGTGACGATGGTGCGCAAGGAAGGCCGCAGCCCGGGCAACCTGCTGTCCCTGCTGGCCGGTCTGGCGATCTTCGCGGTGCTCGCGCTGGCGGCCGTCGCGATGGCGAGCGGCTCGACCAGGGTGGCCGGGATGACCGCCATGGTCATCATGATCGCGGTGTACGTCTCGTTCCTCTTCGTCTGCTTCCTCGCCTACGCCTACCTCTACGGGCGGATCCGGGTGCGCGGCGACGTCGACTACGTGGTGATGCTCGGCTCCGGCCTCGTCTGCGGGGACCGGGTGCCCCCGCTGCTGGCCTCCCGGCTGCGCAAGGGCCTGCGGATCTACGTGGCCCAGTGCGCCCGCGGCGGCACCGCCCCGCTGCTGCTGCCCTCGGGGGGCAAGGGGTCGAACGAGAAGGTCGCGGAGGCCCGGGCGATGGCCGACTGGCTGATCGCGGAAGGCGTGCCGGCGGACCACGTCGTGCTGGAGGACCGCTCCCGCACGACGGAGGAGAACCTCACCTTCAGCAGGACCATCATGGAAGAGGGGAAGGCGGACTACCGCTGCGTGGTGGTCACCAACAACTTCCACGCCTTCCGCGCGGCCATGATGGCCCGCAAGGTCGGGGTCAACGGCCAGGTGCTGGGCTCCCCGACCGCCGCGTACTTCTGGCCGAGCGCCACGATCCGCGAGTTCGTCGCGGTGTTCGTGGAGCACAAGGGCGTCAACCTGACGGTCTGCGGCACGCTCTTCGCCTTCGGGGCGCTGCTGACGCTGCTGGCCGGCTAG